A region of Streptomyces sp. NBC_01788 DNA encodes the following proteins:
- a CDS encoding PadR family transcriptional regulator has protein sequence MGRRSGILEFAVLGLLRESPMHGYELRKRLNTSLGVFRAFSYGTLYPCLKTLVVNGWLIEEPGSAPEDAVSAALAGRRAKIVYRLTAEGKEHFEELLSQTGPDTYEDEHFAARFAFFGQTSRDVRMRVLEGRRSRLEERLEKMRASLARTRERLDDYTLELQRHGMESVEREVRWLNELIESERAGRDLKGSVSGGPASLDTTTGATGGLPRSGESSRPDTPDDTAT, from the coding sequence ATGGGCCGGCGTTCCGGCATCCTCGAGTTCGCCGTACTCGGCCTGCTCCGCGAATCCCCGATGCACGGCTACGAACTGCGCAAACGGCTCAACACGTCACTGGGCGTGTTCCGTGCGTTCAGCTACGGGACGCTCTATCCCTGCCTCAAGACGCTGGTCGTCAACGGCTGGTTGATCGAGGAGCCGGGAAGCGCTCCTGAGGACGCCGTCTCCGCCGCGCTCGCGGGCCGGCGCGCCAAAATCGTCTACCGGTTGACGGCCGAAGGTAAGGAGCACTTCGAGGAGCTGCTCTCGCAGACGGGCCCCGACACGTACGAGGACGAGCACTTCGCCGCTCGATTCGCCTTCTTCGGGCAGACGTCGCGCGACGTACGCATGCGCGTACTGGAGGGCCGCCGCAGCCGGCTGGAGGAGCGTCTGGAGAAGATGCGCGCCTCCCTGGCACGCACCCGGGAGCGCCTCGACGACTACACACTCGAGCTCCAGCGCCACGGAATGGAGTCCGTGGAGCGCGAAGTGCGCTGGCTGAACGAGCTCATCGAGAGCGAGCGGGCCGGGCGGGACCTCAAGGGTTCCGTCTCCGGGGGTCCCGCCTCGCTGGACACCACCACTGGAGCGACGGGCGGCCTGCCCCGGTCCGGGGAGTCTTCCCGGCCGGATACGCCCGACGACACCGCCACGTGA